CCAACTTTTCCACTTTCATAAACTACGCTATTAAAGAACTGCCACGCAGCTAAAACCATGGAATCCGCAGCGGCTACATCCAGCAGGTTTTCAGTCTGGCCTTTTTCAAGTGTATCGCCTTTCTCTGTTTCACCAATCATGCTTTTTAAAAGACGGCTTAAATAACCTGATTGTTCCCTGGCCTCTTTAATTTCTTCTCGGAGGATATGTACAAAGCCAGTTATCACTTTGGCTCGACGCGTTGCGTCCATCTTTTCATTTTTATCAATTTCGGAAAAGACATTTTCGATCACTTCCAATTGAATTTGGCGATGCTTACGGGCCGGGGGCAAATGATGTATATCGGTGGCTTCATGGCGAGCACAGTAAAGACGTTTCGTTTCTGTCCAGTTGTCTTTCAATTCTGAGTATGATTTGTATTGAAAACCCATCTTCTTTCTCCTTAAACTCCATTAATAGGTTCCGGTGTCAAGATCGCACCGAAAAGTTAGTGTATACGAATTAAACCAATTCGTCATGGCTTTTCTTTAAACGGCTTAATCAATTTACAACCTGCTGATATAATGGAAAATCCTCCTTGAGTTTATATTTTTTAAAATCAAAATGAGCAAATATTAGACTAAATTTACATCCAGGAAAAGCCCAATCAATTGGTCTCCCTTCTTTCGTTTGAAGTAATAAAACCTCTTTACCCCTCAGCCAATCTCCTTTAGGATGCTGCAAGCTTTATTGCAGAAAGGATTGACCATGAAGAAAATCATTGCCGCCCTGTTGTTACTTCCCCTGCCCCTGATTGCGGCCCCCAAACCACCGCGTCTGATTGTTCAGTTGGTTGTTGATCAATTACGGGGTGATTTATTGCACCAGTACAGCAAGGATTTTGGCGACGGCGGTTTTCATTATTTATTGACGCACAGCCTAGACTACCAGAACGCCCACCACCCGCACGCCCACACCGTCACCTGCGTGGGGCATGCAACCATTGCCACCGGGGCTTACCCTACTCTGCACGGTGTGGTGGCCAATGACTGGTTTGATCCGGCACTTAAAAAAAGCGTTTACTGCATGGAAGATCCGGAAAGCCGCATTCTGCCAACGCCGCATACCACCAAGGCCGTTGACGGGCGTTCACCCCGCAATCTGCTGGCGTCAACTTTAAGCGACGAACTGGTTTTATCACAAAAAGGGCGTGCCTTCGGCGTCTCGTTTAAAGATCGCGCCGCCATCACCCTGGCCGGACACGCGGGTAAGGCCTTTTGGTTTGACAAGGAGAACGGCGGCTTTGTCACCAGTCAGCATTATTATTCGGCTTACCCGGGCTGGGTTGCCGATTGGAACAGCCGTTATCAACCCAAACAACAAATCTGGACTTTAAGCAAACGAATTGAACAATACCATTATGCCAAGGCCCCCGGACTGACTCACCGTTTCCCTGCGTATGGTTATCACTTTCCGCATGACTTGGGCCAACCAAACGCTGAAACCTACTACAAATTCCTGTCCATGAGTCCGTATGCGGATGAGTTGACGGCTGATTTCGCCATGCAACTCTTAAAAAGAGAAAAATTGGGAACCCGCCGTGATCAAGTCGATTATCTAGGCATCAGCTTTTCCGCAGTCGACGCAGTAGGCCATCAATTCGGCCCCAACAGCCTCGAATCGGAAGACAATTTACTGCGCTTAAATCAAACGCTAGGCCACTTGCTTAAGGCCATTGATGAGCAGGTCGGTCTTGAAAACACGCTGATTGTTTTAACCGCCGATCATGGCGTCAGCGACTCCCCCGCGTTCTTAGCCAGCCATCAGATGAAGGAAAACCAGCGTCTTGACGTGCCAGCCGTCAAACAGCAGATAACCCAGGCGTTGATCAAACACTTCCAATTACCGGCTGCTACGCTGCTTCAAGTCGACGGCCCCTATGTTTACCTTGATCATCAACTCATCCATGATCATGAGCTCAGCGTCAATACCGTCAGCACCTACCTCGCTGAATTACTGCGTCAGCGTCGGGATATTTTCCAGGCTTACCCTCTGCCTCTGCGCGGCACAGAATACGACTGGTTAAGCGCTAAAGTGGATAAAATGGCTTTCCCCGGACGGGCAGGGGATTTGTATCTGGTTCCGCCGCCCTATCAAGCCATGGAAAATAATGCAGAAGCCCGTGTGGATCATGGCTCGCCCTGGAATTATGACAGTTATGTGCCCCTGCTGTTTGTCAATCCGGGATTTAAGCCCCAGCGTCTGACCCGTCCGGTAGAAACCATTGACATAGCGCCAACCCTGGCTGCCTTGCTGCTCATAAAAGCACCGTCGGCCACCATTGGACACCGCCTGGAAGAAGTGACCAAAGCCTATGAAAATGACGCTTGAAAGCGGTGAAAACTGAACTAACCTGAAAGATAAATGCTGTTGGGGAGAATACAATGAATAACGTTAAAACATTTATTTTACTGGCAGCCTTAACCGCCCTGTTGATGATCATTGGGCGGCTGCTTGGCGGTCAAGTCGGCATGATGATAGCCCTGGTACTGGCTGTTGTCATGAATATGGGCGCCTATTGGTATTCTGATAAAATTGTGCTGCGCATGTACAATGCCCAGCCCCTTGATCCCTCCCACCCGGTGTACACCATCGTGTCGCAACTGGCGAAAAAAGCGCAGATACCCATGCCCCGGGTTTATCTCATCAATAATCCAACGCCCAACGCCTTCGCCACAGGCCGTAATCCTGAACATGCCAGCATTGCCGTCACCAGCGGCATTTTAACGCGAATGACCCCGGAGGAATTAACCGGCGTTCTCGCTCATGAGATGGCTCACGTGGTTCATCGGGACACGCTCATCAGCGCCATTGCCGCAACACTGGCCGGCGCCATTGGCAGTATCGCCAACATGTTCATGTGGACTTCCGTGGCCAACCACAACAGCGACAATGAAAACACACACCCCGTGGTTGGATTACTGATGATGATTCTGGCGCCATTGGCGGCCGGATTGATTCAAATGGCCGTGTCACGTTCGCGGGAATATGAAGCCGATGCGTTTGGCGCCCAGCTTACTGGCCATCCTTTATGGCTTGCCAGCGCCTTAGCCAAATTAGAAACCGCCAGTCAACAGGAAGAGTTTACCGAGGCCGATGCACATCCCAACACGGCGCATCTGTTTATAGTCAACCCGCTAAGTGGTCAGAAAATAGCCGAATTATTTTCTACTCATCCCATTACTGCCGAACGAATCAAACGTTTGCAGGCCATGGCGGCAGGTAATTAACAAG
This region of Legionella taurinensis genomic DNA includes:
- a CDS encoding alkaline phosphatase family protein — translated: MKKIIAALLLLPLPLIAAPKPPRLIVQLVVDQLRGDLLHQYSKDFGDGGFHYLLTHSLDYQNAHHPHAHTVTCVGHATIATGAYPTLHGVVANDWFDPALKKSVYCMEDPESRILPTPHTTKAVDGRSPRNLLASTLSDELVLSQKGRAFGVSFKDRAAITLAGHAGKAFWFDKENGGFVTSQHYYSAYPGWVADWNSRYQPKQQIWTLSKRIEQYHYAKAPGLTHRFPAYGYHFPHDLGQPNAETYYKFLSMSPYADELTADFAMQLLKREKLGTRRDQVDYLGISFSAVDAVGHQFGPNSLESEDNLLRLNQTLGHLLKAIDEQVGLENTLIVLTADHGVSDSPAFLASHQMKENQRLDVPAVKQQITQALIKHFQLPAATLLQVDGPYVYLDHQLIHDHELSVNTVSTYLAELLRQRRDIFQAYPLPLRGTEYDWLSAKVDKMAFPGRAGDLYLVPPPYQAMENNAEARVDHGSPWNYDSYVPLLFVNPGFKPQRLTRPVETIDIAPTLAALLLIKAPSATIGHRLEEVTKAYENDA
- the htpX gene encoding zinc metalloprotease HtpX, whose translation is MNNVKTFILLAALTALLMIIGRLLGGQVGMMIALVLAVVMNMGAYWYSDKIVLRMYNAQPLDPSHPVYTIVSQLAKKAQIPMPRVYLINNPTPNAFATGRNPEHASIAVTSGILTRMTPEELTGVLAHEMAHVVHRDTLISAIAATLAGAIGSIANMFMWTSVANHNSDNENTHPVVGLLMMILAPLAAGLIQMAVSRSREYEADAFGAQLTGHPLWLASALAKLETASQQEEFTEADAHPNTAHLFIVNPLSGQKIAELFSTHPITAERIKRLQAMAAGN